In Fervidobacterium nodosum Rt17-B1, one genomic interval encodes:
- a CDS encoding energy-coupling factor transporter transmembrane component T family protein: MKVLSLYVEGDSLVHKLAPVTKLVYAVTSVIITLLFPSLLVGSLFVVLSFILSLNARIMKHMLTLLAVVLVLSISILIIQVLFNPSNQTVIFEIGNIKFYKEGLVHAFVLILRLYNMIISFGILILTTKPSDLVNNLVQRGLSPKFGYILSSVLQVIPQMLSTTSTIIDAQRSRGLETEGNFFRKMKAFVALLGPLVLSSLVEARERAMAIEVRGFDIQGKRTMLNEIRETNLDKFILNILRISLVFAIVWRIVLWVIH; the protein is encoded by the coding sequence GTGAAGGTTTTAAGTTTATACGTCGAAGGTGATTCTTTAGTTCATAAACTTGCGCCAGTAACAAAATTGGTTTACGCTGTTACTTCTGTTATTATTACATTATTATTCCCATCACTATTGGTGGGAAGTTTGTTTGTAGTATTATCGTTTATATTGTCTTTAAATGCTCGTATAATGAAACATATGTTAACACTTTTAGCTGTTGTGCTTGTGCTTTCAATTTCCATACTTATCATACAAGTTTTATTTAATCCTTCAAATCAAACTGTGATTTTTGAGATTGGTAATATAAAATTTTACAAAGAAGGTCTTGTTCATGCTTTTGTTTTGATTTTGAGGTTGTACAACATGATAATTTCTTTTGGTATACTAATCCTTACGACAAAACCATCAGACCTTGTCAATAACCTTGTTCAAAGAGGGTTATCACCAAAATTTGGTTACATTCTATCATCTGTGCTGCAGGTAATTCCACAAATGCTTTCTACGACTTCAACAATTATAGATGCACAGCGTTCCAGGGGACTTGAAACGGAAGGAAATTTTTTCAGAAAAATGAAAGCATTCGTTGCTTTGTTAGGTCCTCTTGTTCTTTCTTCACTTGTTGAAGCACGTGAACGGGCTATGGCGATTGAAGTTAGGGGATTTGACATACAAGGGAAAAGAACAATGCTAAATGAAATCAGAGAGACAAATTTAGATAAATTTATTCTAAACATTCTTAGAATTTCGCTTGTCTTTGCAATTGTTTGGAGGATCGTTTTATGGGTAATACATTAG
- a CDS encoding ECF transporter S component: protein MAKSSKLTTAIIVLIPVAVGINYAGKFFAEALKLPLWLDSIGTILAAMLAGPVVGGFSGAINNIIYGLTAGPISFVYALTSIGIGVAAGLLYKAKMFKNAFRALLSGLIIAIVATAISVPLNVIFWEGQTGNVWGDALFGFLRSRNVGVWLASFFDELVVDLVDKVLSVFVAFGIFKALPKTLIYTFRGEE, encoded by the coding sequence ATGGCTAAATCTTCAAAGTTAACAACGGCTATCATTGTACTAATTCCTGTAGCAGTTGGTATCAATTATGCTGGTAAGTTCTTTGCCGAAGCTTTAAAGTTACCTCTTTGGCTTGATTCAATTGGTACAATACTTGCAGCCATGCTTGCAGGTCCTGTCGTAGGTGGTTTTAGTGGCGCGATTAACAACATCATATATGGCTTGACTGCTGGACCAATTTCTTTTGTATACGCGCTCACAAGCATAGGTATAGGTGTTGCCGCTGGGTTACTTTACAAAGCCAAGATGTTTAAAAATGCTTTTAGAGCTTTACTGAGCGGTCTTATCATTGCCATTGTTGCAACCGCTATTTCTGTGCCTCTTAACGTTATCTTTTGGGAAGGTCAAACGGGTAATGTTTGGGGAGATGCACTCTTTGGATTTTTAAGGTCAAGAAATGTTGGTGTATGGCTCGCTTCGTTCTTTGATGAGTTGGTAGTGGATCTTGTTGACAAAGTACTTTCCGTTTTTGTGGCTTTTGGTATATTTAAAGCATTGCCAAAAACTTTAATTTATACTTTCAGAGGAGAGGAATAA
- the sufC gene encoding Fe-S cluster assembly ATPase SufC, which yields MLLEVKNLTAKLAEADKTILKGVDLSIGKGEVHVIMGPNGSGKSTLANVIMGNPKYEVLSGDILFEGESILDLRTDERAQKGIMMTFQNPYEIEGVKLDQLLLIAYRKLHGEDKTFFQLDKEMKTLVDEVGLPHEFLERFVNLGFSGGERKKGEILQARFLKPKLLILDEIDSGLDVDALRIVASQINKIKEDGTSLLIITHYSRILNYLDVDKVHVYVDGKVAMTGDKSLAYEVEETGYAIVK from the coding sequence ATGTTATTGGAAGTTAAAAACCTTACGGCAAAATTAGCTGAAGCGGATAAGACGATATTAAAAGGTGTTGACTTAAGCATTGGAAAAGGTGAAGTCCATGTTATAATGGGCCCAAATGGTTCGGGTAAATCGACCCTTGCTAATGTAATAATGGGAAATCCTAAATATGAGGTTTTATCAGGCGATATACTATTTGAAGGAGAGTCAATTCTCGATTTAAGAACTGATGAAAGAGCTCAAAAAGGTATAATGATGACTTTCCAAAATCCGTATGAAATTGAGGGTGTTAAGCTTGACCAATTACTTTTGATAGCTTACAGGAAACTCCACGGAGAGGATAAAACCTTCTTCCAACTTGATAAAGAAATGAAAACATTAGTAGATGAAGTAGGTTTACCACACGAATTTCTTGAAAGATTTGTTAACTTGGGTTTCTCCGGTGGGGAAAGGAAGAAAGGTGAAATTTTACAAGCAAGGTTTTTAAAACCAAAATTGCTGATACTTGATGAGATTGACTCTGGTCTTGATGTTGACGCGTTGAGAATAGTCGCATCACAGATAAATAAGATAAAAGAAGATGGTACATCTTTGCTTATAATTACTCACTATTCGAGGATTTTGAATTACCTTGATGTCGATAAAGTTCACGTATATGTCGATGGTAAAGTCGCAATGACGGGTGATAAATCCCTCGCATACGAAGTAGAAGAAACTGGATACGCAATTGTTAAGTAA